Part of the Carassius carassius chromosome 20, fCarCar2.1, whole genome shotgun sequence genome, GACGGCCAAGAAGGTCAGTCTTTCTGTCCAGCAGTCTTCTTTTTGTATGTTTAAATGATAGGAAGTGGTTTTATATCAGACATTACTTGTATATTTTAGGTAGAGTTTGCAgttttcaaagggatagttcaaccaaaaatgaaaattctgtcattaattactcacactcgtgtcattccaaacctgtaataccTTCATTTAtcatcagaacacaaattaagatattttcttGATGCactctgagagctctctgacccttagACAGCAAAGATACTTACAAGATCAAGGCTCAGATCCGTACCTAGGAGATCAGTAAAATAATCCAGTGAAAAActtaattttataaagctacgagaatactttttgtgcgaaGGTCTTGCGgttttttgaatgacatgagggtgaataattaatgcagaatttcatttttggttgaactatataCCTTTAAGATGAATTTAAAAAcccatattttttattaaaggttGGTTTCCCCTTTATTatacagtgtccttgttacacattacatgtattTACTGTAGCAAGTACAGTAAAGTATGCATAATTACACACAACTAACCCTAAGACGAACCCTATTCCTAACCCttaaaataagtatatttttaatgaatgttaTTCAGTACCTAAATGTATAATTACTCTGTAACAAGGATACTTTAAGATAAGTGACTAAGTGTTTCTAATATGGAATATTTGTTGTTCAGCATcctattaaaacacattttggcATATTTTTTGTTAGCTGGTTAAAGATGGGTTGATTTGATTGGTATATGTGGTTGCAGGTGGAAAGAGCGACTCTGGAGAAGGAGATGGTTGATCTGGGTTTGGACATGACCGATAAAGATGATGTAAGAACCTGTATACTTAAAGCTTTTCCATTATTCATAACCCTATTGGTAACACACTTGATTTTGTGTGCCATGTGGTCATATACATATCTGAGCATGCTTGTGTTCACCTTATGTCCCTCTAGAGCCACTATGCTCGGAGATCTCGCTCTCTGGTTCGAAAAAGGAAGAGGGAAGTCTCTGCGCCACCAACGTCACGCACTCGCAGTCAGAGTGCCTCGAGACCACCACGGGACCAATCAGGAGTCAGAGATGCCAAGGTAGTGCCTGCGTTACCTAAAGCATAATCATATCCTGAAATCAATATTACAGAtagtattataaatataatgtatatattctaGACTAATATGAAATGAATTTATGATTGTCACTCATTTAGCAGGTTATAGATTTTGGTACCACTTTAAATTAAGGTTcccgttttaatttttttatagagGTTATATATAGGTTGTTTAGTGCCTTATAAATAATTGATAGTTATAACTTCATAGTGCCTTTAATACAATACCTGCCAAATAGCGAGCCATTTTTAACTCATGataaaaatgcttaatttttATTCTTACTTTTTTCATGATGCAGCAAAATGTACTTATAGTCAGATTGAAGTGTGTTGTATTTGTAGTTTTCTCATTAATTTATTAAGCATTTATAACACGAGTTAAAAATTGTTTACTATGTGGCAAGTATTGCATGATATCACTTTTTTTATTCAGGTGCTGTTATTCAGTTATAACTTTatacattaatgcatttgtaaaagAGTTATTGGTCATTAATGAATAAAGGGAGTCTTAATTCCTTAGTAAAGTGTTACAAAGATTTTCATAGAGCGATATTCATTGGACTCTGTCTTATTTCTCCCAGATGTTGAAGAAGGTAAAGACCATGATGAAGAGCTCACAGAAGGAGATGAACAGGCAGGGAAGGAAGGGTGAATCTGATCGACATGTGTTTGATGTCAAACCCAAACATCTCCTTTCTGGGAAGAGGAAATCTGGTAGCACCAGCcacagataaatgcagccttattcACATACATCTGTCTTATGTACTCATACCTGTCCTTATgccataattaataaatatttgttatattctGTACTTTTATTAGTTCTTTCTGATACAGATGATAATACACCTTTAAACATGAGTTATTGAAATGCATGTTAATCGCATCATTCGAAATGTCTGATATGCAGAATAATGAAATGTACAGGATCATGATTTTGAACCCTTCAtcactttagaaaaaaaatgatcTGAAGCAGTGGGAGTCTAATAAACCAGCTGAAGTATTGAACCTGATATTCACGTGTGAAGTTCTTTACTAACGTAGAGTAGTGATAGTCTGTCTTTCTGTGTGGGATGGGGTGTTTAAAACCTTCCAGTGTACTTGGGTAAAGATTTCTGCATTTTGAATTATAATTTGTTTCACAAGAGCACGAGTGCAGGTTTACTGTATATCAGAACTGCTGTAACTGAATGACAAATTGAAGTGTGaataatattgtgtatatattgtTGCCGTTACCTGTGAATTCGATTACCTACCAGGCATTTCATCAATTATATTGACGTTTTATGATTTAAAGttttacaattacaaaaatggtccacagtgacttttattttgacaaaacatctGAGCGAAGCCCCCCGGAAACGACATCAGCCTCCACTAGCAACAGTGTCAAAGCGTTCCATGGTTTCAGACCGAAAATCAAAACAACACACGACAGTCTTATTTCACGAACGAAATAATCGCCGTATTCTAAACTTGTACTGCAACGGGACCTTGGTTTTCCACGGGACCTACGGGCGGCCCAAACACAGAGGAGCGCGAATGATGGCGAATTACCGGGCGTTTCACAGCCAGCTCGCGACCATCATGGAGACGCTGACTCGTGCGGCGGTGGCAGAGATCTGCGAGCTCGTTGACGACGGCTACGCGGTTTTACACATCGAGATCTCACGCCACCAGAAAGAGAACGAGGAGCTCCGACGGAAACTGCAGCTCATAGAGTCCATCATCGCGGCGCGGGGGTACAGCGACGAGACACCCGTGGCGCGCGACGGTCGGTGTGATGGTAACGTGAGTACTCGCGAGTCGCTAGTGGGCAGAAAAACGCAAGAAGGCGGAGAGTCCACCAGCCGACGTACAATGGCAGAGGTTAGGGGACCAGTTGTTATGAGTATTTTATAGtgcaagtaaaaatatatttgcacaaaacaattattatttgttGTCTTTCGGATTCCAGATGCGTGAGCTTCGCGAGGAGGGAGAGTTGATCCAAATGCAGATCAAAGAGGAAGGTCTCGAGCAGCCGCCGCTGGGAGGTGACGTGCCTTGGGTCATTCCTGTTATGCATTACCAGTCAGActcactaattaaaaaaaatctgtgctCGTGAtgtaattcaaggaaaaatatttaaatgattttttttaaatggttcgacttttatgttaaaatttaaacaaatgtCACTCTTCGCACAAGGAATGGATTAAGACAATTCATAATTTATACTTAAACATAATATGAAAATCAAGATTGTTTCATTAGTTATGAAACAACTTCAAtttcagctataaagcagctcttcAGAACACAACAGTGCCATTATTTAAGTCAATGTTGATTCAGTCCAGTTCAATAAGAGTCAGTGTGCCAGTTCATGAATTATGAAATAACGTCAGATGCATCTGGGCAGAAGACAACAGTGCAATAAAGCAGCTCTGCCAAAGACAGTAGTGTTATTGTTCAGCTCAGTTCAGGTCAGGTGTTTATGTTCTTATCAGATAGTGTAAGTACAGTTAGATCAATAATATTTTCTGAATATGAATTGTCTTTTAAGCCCCAGTTGACCAAGCCAAATGTGTGAGAGATATGCATATTGCTAGTATAGACATACACGTTgcctttttaaatataatatacatgttctatgtaaattaatattttaaatgttaaataatttatgCTGAAGTCAGACTTGCTTATATAGCTCTCTATATAAAACAGATTGTTTAaaaacagcttcacaataataaacaggaaaataacattgTCACCAATGTCATCGATGGTAAAATGACCTCAATTTCAGCTATATTCAGTTTAAACAACAGCTTCAgatgtaaagcagctctacagacaATATTTTCATAATTCTTCTCAATTTAGTTAGTTAATTAATGTAGATTCAGTTCAATAATAGTGTTAAGGATGCAGTTCATTAATTATGAAACTGAGCTATAAAGTAGCTCTACAATaaaacaatagtgtcattataCAGCTCAGTTCAACAACAGTGTCAGTGTTGCAAAGTTTATAAATTATGAAATGACTTCGATTCAtttctgttataaagcagctctacagaagactatagtgtcattattcagttcAGATTTGTGTGTTCGTATCTGATAGTttgctagtgttagaggttttctttttctttttttagagggtcaaatgaagatgcaagagatgtgtttttagtagtgctgtcaacgttaacgcatgcgattaatttttgtctggtttaacgtgtcaaaatatataacgcaattaacgcagcatccgtattttctgccatccgttggctagctttacattatatgatcacgctcttattcatttaaatgcttttaaacatttcaagcacggcaagacaaaagagaatgcgctgtctgtgaatgcccttatgtgacacatacacacctacacacataggctacaatgcatagacagggcgccagaatccagttctcttaagcgcttgaactaacaataaacatcccaaagtgccagttttgtcgattatcctcataggagcgatcttaaatgatttatataaattctaaaatgaacaaaaagagttgtgagagaatgaggcgagatccatagacagtatataaacggtgagatccgcttgtctgtctgctcttaaagggacagcagccaataaagctttctgtcagtaaagttaaagaacaaagggaacagagaaaatgactcgctgctcttgactaaataacttttgtagctttaataaggattaactatttaatttatagtttatgcagtgcagactgttaaatttctgtatatttcctaactgttaagacaggaagggcaggagtaaacatgacatttattatgggtttatgttagcattgttttaagtttacttaaattaaaaactgttatatttttgaagcctaataataaatgtaaaaaaatagaaaaaaatcagtagctgtattaatatcagtaatactggccttcattcataaaaatatgCCATTTaatcaagtatttaaaatatactgtctttatgttgtttctacattaatttgattaactgtgaaattattacattaaaaaatatattaaaaacgtacaaaaacatttcttttttaattgcgattaatcacagaaaaaatgtgtgattaatctagttaaagtttttaatcgattgacagcactagtttttagctgtttcttgagAATAGCTATGGActctgcttggattgagttgggcaaGTCATttcaccagaagggaacattttaTGTAAAAGTCTGTGGTGGTTttgcagctattggtagccagagGTGTAACATGCATCCTTATTAGCTTGTGAAagactaaaatataatatttacttccagtaattatttcatttttgcaatttttaCAGTAAGATTAAATATTGTTCacactgtgtgtgtttctcaacagatgatgacgatgatgaggaTGAAGGTGAAAGTGTTTCAGCAGTAACTCACGACTCTCCGAAACCAGATGTTGCAGAACTCTCGGGGCAggaatctcacacacactcacactccccTGATCAtgacacgcactctcacacactcatgttTGCAGACACACACTCCGGCGCTGATGAGTCCCAGCACTCCAGCGTCGACTTGGCTTCTTCAGATAATGCTTCCTTCTCCCTCGCACAAACCTCGTCAGATACCCGTGCTTCCCAAGTCCCTCGAGTGTTTCAGGAAGACTTGTGCTTGAAGGCTGATATGGATCTGGTATCTGACTGGGCCACACACTCTGTCCGTAACACGCTCACACACTTGCAGAGCTCTCCACAGAGGGTTGGTGGGTCAGACTCTCTCGTATCCCATAATTCTCCCTTGTTTGCAGCACAGCGGCTCGTTGCTCTGGGTAACGTCTCAGGACTGGGTCTCTATGGCCGGATGGGCGCTTTACGGACAGGTGGAGCCGGCAAGCGACACTTCATCTGCTCGATCTGCGGCAAGAGTTTCACCACGTCGCAGAGTTTGGACACACACATGCGCATTCACACTGGAGAACGACCGTACCGCTGTGAGCAGTGCGGGAAACGCTTCACACAGTCCGGACACCTCACGGCTCACCAGACTGTCCACACCGGAGAAAGACCATACGAATGCACCCGCTGTGGAAAACGATTCGCAGGGAAACAGTACCTCCGCATACACACCAAGAAACACCATCCTGACTTGCATGCACTTTCCCATATACAGACTCACACACTGCAGGACACACTTCCCTGAAAGATGCACAGGCTCACAACAGAGAATGCAGGACACCATCTTTGatgtttgtttaatatattttatatgttccAAGTGTTCTTTTGCAGTGTTCCGGCACTTATTTTAACAGGTAATTATGCAGAAACTAAAGCAGTGAAATGCATTATGTTTACATACTGCAGGGAGACCATATGAAAGCCAACATTAGAAAGCTGGTTTGAGCACATTCAGATTCTGATACCTTCAATATGAAATACTCAGTTTCCCCTGAATAGCAAATGTACATAAAATGGATAATGTGTTGTTTGAGGAGTTTGTTATGATCTAAATTAGATATAATTTTTAGATTATACATTTACAGCTATTCACAGCAAAAACACTAACTGGATTTGTCTGTGTTGTATTTAATAGAAATAAATGGTTTATTGAGGAATTTTATCTTCAAGTCTTATTTGTGACttgtcacttttatttttttaggttgtagatgtttttaaaagaaaattattcTGTGGGATGTTATACTGATACTATTGTGATActtctgagagagagaaaaatagattCAACTTTAGTAATGAACAAAGACATAACAATTGACAATTTTATTGGAATGTTTCTTTATggaaaaaaaagggagaaaaaattcaattcaattcaagtttatttgtatagcgctttttacaatacaaatcgttacaaagcaactttacagaaaattatgtttctacaatatttagtagtagctagtagtttgtgcacgtttgacaggattttagaaaaaaaaaaaaaataataataataatacaagacgtcagctagacgatgaaccatcaatattattaattaatagttatcatatgatgcagtcacacatgtagcaataattatttagttctgttgttgattcaaggttaggatcatctggggtcc contains:
- the LOC132096192 gene encoding zinc finger protein 70-like translates to MVSDRKSKQHTTVLFHERNNRRILNLYCNGTLVFHGTYGRPKHRGARMMANYRAFHSQLATIMETLTRAAVAEICELVDDGYAVLHIEISRHQKENEELRRKLQLIESIIAARGYSDETPVARDGRCDGNVSTRESLVGRKTQEGGESTSRRTMAEMRELREEGELIQMQIKEEGLEQPPLGDDDDDEDEGESVSAVTHDSPKPDVAELSGQESHTHSHSPDHDTHSHTLMFADTHSGADESQHSSVDLASSDNASFSLAQTSSDTRASQVPRVFQEDLCLKADMDLVSDWATHSVRNTLTHLQSSPQRVGGSDSLVSHNSPLFAAQRLVALGNVSGLGLYGRMGALRTGGAGKRHFICSICGKSFTTSQSLDTHMRIHTGERPYRCEQCGKRFTQSGHLTAHQTVHTGERPYECTRCGKRFAGKQYLRIHTKKHHPDLHALSHIQTHTLQDTLP